TGGATGAGGCGCTGGCAAGCAGCAGTCTGGATGAGTCCTATGAACTGTGGAAGAAGGCGCAGTGGGATGGAGAGACCGGTATTACGCAGCAGGGCGATATTCCATGGATCTGGCTCGTCAATATCGACCATCTCTACTGGGCAAAGTCCGATCTGGCTGTGGCGCAGCAGAAGTTGCATCCTCACGGTCACGGCTGGTCGATTGTAAATAATGTGGATCAGTGGAGCTGGAAGTAAGAGAAATTAGAGCAAAAGAAAAAGGAAATTCAGGAGGCGGACGGCATTGGAGAAGAGCATGCCATGGTTTATTCT
This sequence is a window from Anaerotignum faecicola. Protein-coding genes within it:
- a CDS encoding ABC transporter substrate-binding protein, translating into GWGAHTPMELYNIYHTMKDTGLAEYSPYGNETVDRYMDEALASSSLDESYELWKKAQWDGETGITQQGDIPWIWLVNIDHLYWAKSDLAVAQQKLHPHGHGWSIVNNVDQWSWK